TCTTGAATCTGGGGCACAAAGATCGAAACTTGAAGAGGCAATGGCCCCTTTTGTGGTTGGCAGTGCGAGTTTTATGAAAAAGTGTGCTGCCTGACCTTTTTAATGACCTATGGGGTAAGCTACCTAGCCTATATTTGAGTATATAATGTACTCCTACTTTTTTAGTCATTATAAGAACTTGCTAATACCCTGCCTCTTCTTGTATAATTAAGTATAGTTATGGAAAATAAAGCACTTCTCCTAGGTTTAGTCCTCTTTTTTATTGGTGTTGCTTTTGCTTTTCTTTCTGGATTTGGTATTTTTTATCTTTTGGATCAGGATTCTTCTCTAAAAAGCTTTTTTGGACTCCAAGAACCAACAACTGTTCAAAGAGAAGAAGAGCTCCCAGAACAGGAAGGTTTTTTGGAGGAAGAGTCAACCCCCTCTGTAGAACCAGAGTCACCAGCAGCTATTCCTTCTGCTGAACAGGAGGGCTCTCTGGAAGTTTGTGAGGATTGGATAAGCTATACAAATAGTAGATATAATTATCGCTTTAGTTATAATCCCGATTGGATGTTTAATAATGATATGCCTGGATCATTAAAGGATGAAAGGATTGTTTTGCAGGGTGATATTTCAGAAAAGGGCTGGCCAAGTATTGGGATTAACTCTCAGGAATTTGAAACTGAACCGGAGACAATTGCTGAGTTAAAGGCAGTGTTGGAAGATACGTGGGGTGGAACAGCCTCTCTCAGTGAGATTGAGTTTGGAAAAAATAATATTCCTGCAGTTGAAGTTACTACAGAGGATAGCCCGCAGGCATATGCTATAAGCAATTACTATTTTATTCATGATGGTGAGTACCTTCTTTTGAGTTTTAATGATATTTCAAGTTCTGAAGCCCAACAAATTTATAATTGCTTTCTTCAGGAGTTTGAGACTTTATAGACTTTTTAGCTTATGAAAAAACATTTTATTTTACTTGCAGCTTTTGTTTTGGCTTTTTTCCTCCCCATGCCTGTTTCGGCGCGGGTGGTTTCTTCTGAACAATTGGTAGCTATTTCTGCTGATGAAGTAGTTGAAGATGATTTTTATATAGCAGGTCCCCAAATTACTGTAGCTGGAACAGTTGAGGGGGATCTTTATGTAGCAGCCGGCGCAGTTACTGTTTCGGGAGAGGTTTTGGGAGATGTTTTAGCTGTTGGTGGCAATGTTAGAATTACGGGAGTTGTGGGTGATGACCTAAGAGTTGGAGGTGGTGTAGTTGAAGTTGAGGGGGCGGAAATCGGCGATAGTGTCACTGTTTTGGGTGGAACAGTAAGGATGGATGAAGAAACTAGTGTGGGTGGTGGTGTTAATTTCCTAGTGGGAAGTGCAGAAATAGGTAGTGATTTGGGGCGCGGACTTACTGGTGGTGCAGGGAGTGTAACCATTAGCGGTAGTGTGATTAGGGACCTTGATGTGGCAGCAGGTATTGTTTCTCTGGTGGACAACGCTAAGGTGGGTGGTGATGTTTATTATCAAGCTGATGGTGAGATACGTATTGCGCCTGAAGCGACAGTTTCGGGAGAGATTAAGAAATTTATTTCTGAGGGGGTATTTATTAGTCCGGAAGGTTTTAGGAGATTTCAAAGGGTTGTACGTTCTGGGCTTCGCGCTTTGCGGTTTGTTTCTTTTCTTTCCGCTTTGTTGGTGGGTAGCATATTTGTTTATGTGTTTTCGGGTGCAGCAAAAGAGGTTTCGGGGGAAATTATTGAAAGTCCGTGGAAAAGCTTACTTTGGGGGCTTTTAGCTCTTATTATTTTTCCACTTGTACTTTTCTTGCTATTTATTACTATTTTGGGCATACCTTTGGCTTTTGTTCTTGCGGCAGCCTTGGTATTGGGAGTCTACCTGGCGAAAATTTTTGTGGGGCTTGTTTTGGGCAGTGCTATTTTAGAGTTGTTTGAAGGTATGGAGTATAATATTTATCTCTCACTAGCTTTGGGTTTAGCTGCTTATTACATTTTGGGTGCTATTCCTATTTTGGGCTTTTTTGTTTCAATGCTTACAACTTTTGTTGGCCTCGGTGCTCTCCTTATTTACTTTCGTGACCGTCTCCGCCCTGCTGCTTAAGGTATTTAGTACAAATACCCAGGTATCAAGTATTCAGTAATTGGAGACTGGTAACACGTTACTCGTTATTAGTTATACGTTACCCGTTATGCGATATCCGTCCGCTATCGGCAATTAACAATCAACAATAAGCAATTATCTCCTATTTCTTATCTTCTATTTTTTTATCTTTTGTTCCTTTGTCTTTAAATTATGTTTCTATGATCTATGCTTTTATGTTCCGAATTCTTTAAATATGGATCCTGCCTTTCTGCTTACTAGTTGCTAGTTACTAATTACTAATTATCAGCCACACGCTATTGCCGAGTGTTATAATGGGTTTTGTATGATCATTGATAATCTAGATCAGTTGGAATTTAAGACTCCGATGATGCAGCAGTGGTTACAGATCCGGAAAAAATATCCGGGTTGCCTTCTGCTTTTTCGTCTTGGTGATTTTTATGAACTTTTTCTTGGGGATGCAAAAGTTTCGGCAGAGATTCTGGGTATTGCTTTAACTACCCGTAACCGTGGGCGGGATGGACGTGTACCTATGTGTGGTATTCCTTATCATGCCTTGGATACTTATTTAGGGAAATTAATTAAAGAGGGGTACAAAGTTGCTATTTGTGAGCAGGTAGAAGATGCTTCCGAGACTAGTGGAATGGTGGATCGAGAAGTTGTTCGCGTGGTTACTCCAGGAACAGTTTTGGATGAGAAAAATCTTTCTCAAAAGGAAAATAATTATATTTTGGGAATAGAGATTGCAGGGCAAGAGGTGGGTTTGGCTTATGCTGATCTTAGTACTGGTGAAATTTACATTCACGAAATTACAGCGACTGATTTAGAAAAGGATTTGGTAGCAGAGGTATTGCGAATTCATCCTTCCGAAGTTATTTCTTCTCACAGAAATTATAATAATGCCCAAGTTCTTCGCGCACTTCGAGCTGTGCCGGAAGCTAATATTTATCCCTATGATAATTGGGAACAGCAAACAAGAAGTTATGCTAAGAACCTCAGAAACCATTTTGGTGTAGTAACCTTTGAAGGGTTTGGGTTAGATAAGGTTGAAAATGAAGTGGGACTTAAAGCTGCAGCTGCTCTTTTGGGTTATTTAAAGGAAACTCAACACAGTGCTTTGCCTCATATTAAGAAGTTGACACCTTTTTGGACTGGTAACTATATGCAGCTAGGAGCTACTACTATTGCCAATTTGGAGCTTTTTACTACCCTGCGGGGGCAACGGGGAGCAACTTTGATTGATGTATTAGATTATACTCACACAGCTGCTGGAGGGCGTAAGCTGCGGAAGTGGTTACTAAAGCCCTTACAAGATGTAGAGAAAATTAAGCAAAGATTGACTGCGGTTGGCTTACTAAAAAGTAATCCAAAACAGAGAGGAGAGGTGCAAGAAATTTTAAGTCAAATTTTGGATATTGAACGCCTTCTTTCTCGTATTTCTGTTGGTACGGCTAACCCGCGGGATTTAGAGGGTTTGAAAGTCTCTTTTCTCAATGTAAAAAGGCTTTCCAATTATCTTTCTCAGAATTTGGAGCCATTAGCGTATCTTTTGTCAGAAAGTGTGGTGGAAGGTACGGAACCCCTGATTGACTTGTTAGAATCTTGGGTAAGGGAGGAGCCCCCGGCAACCCTTGCAGATGGGGGCTATATTGGTGATGGTGTAAATGTGGAGTTAGATGAGCTTCGTGATGTGTTGGAGGGTGGTCGGGAGTGGTTGGAAAAATTTGAAAAAAGGGAAAAATCTCAGACAGGCATATCATCTCTTAAGGTAGATCAAAACAAGGTTTTTGGGTTTTATATTGAGGTTAGTAAGGCGAATTTAGATAAGGTTCCGGATACTTATATTCGGAAACAGACGTTGACTAATTCCGAACGGTTTATTGTTCCAGAGCTAAAAGAGCGGGAAGAAGTTGTTCTCCAAGCTGAGGAAAGAATTAAGAAGCTTGAGCGCGAGCTGTTTGAAAAATTGTTGGGCAAGATTTTGGAACATGTGGATGCGGCGCAGGAAGCTGCTAATTGTTCAGCAAGGATTGATGTTTTTGCTAGTTTGGCTGAAGTTGCAGAGAAGAATCGCTACGCACGTCCAG
This genomic stretch from Patescibacteria group bacterium harbors:
- the mutS gene encoding DNA mismatch repair protein MutS; the encoded protein is MIIDNLDQLEFKTPMMQQWLQIRKKYPGCLLLFRLGDFYELFLGDAKVSAEILGIALTTRNRGRDGRVPMCGIPYHALDTYLGKLIKEGYKVAICEQVEDASETSGMVDREVVRVVTPGTVLDEKNLSQKENNYILGIEIAGQEVGLAYADLSTGEIYIHEITATDLEKDLVAEVLRIHPSEVISSHRNYNNAQVLRALRAVPEANIYPYDNWEQQTRSYAKNLRNHFGVVTFEGFGLDKVENEVGLKAAAALLGYLKETQHSALPHIKKLTPFWTGNYMQLGATTIANLELFTTLRGQRGATLIDVLDYTHTAAGGRKLRKWLLKPLQDVEKIKQRLTAVGLLKSNPKQRGEVQEILSQILDIERLLSRISVGTANPRDLEGLKVSFLNVKRLSNYLSQNLEPLAYLLSESVVEGTEPLIDLLESWVREEPPATLADGGYIGDGVNVELDELRDVLEGGREWLEKFEKREKSQTGISSLKVDQNKVFGFYIEVSKANLDKVPDTYIRKQTLTNSERFIVPELKEREEVVLQAEERIKKLERELFEKLLGKILEHVDAAQEAANCSARIDVFASLAEVAEKNRYARPEVVVGGSLEIKDGRHPVIEQMQSDRPFVPNDTSLEKEGAQVLLITGPNMAGKSTYLRQTALITLLAQIGSFVPAKKAQIPIRDQIYTRVGASDNLSLGQSTFLVEMVETAKILNNCTDKSLVIFDEIGRGTGTFDGMSIAWAVIEYLVKNKDKSAFTLFATHYHELTVLADKFPEIKNLEMAVDKEKDEIIFLYKVVKGSAWQSYGVKVAKLAGLPSPVVERAEKVLQRIKKNQEKISLRGAHEDDRQISLLE